In Citrus sinensis cultivar Valencia sweet orange chromosome 2, DVS_A1.0, whole genome shotgun sequence, a single genomic region encodes these proteins:
- the LOC102614987 gene encoding zinc finger protein CONSTANS-LIKE 14-like, with product MEDSFKLSPGSSMLALCDFCNSKLAVLYCTADSAKLCLFCDQQIHSANALSLRHLRSQICDNCRAEPVSVRCCTENLMLCQDCDWDSHYNSSVSSVHERSSVEGFSGCPSVTELASFFDLMGDDLLNLGSGFGVYEPKMLNFEELAVPTQNCSVFMSGNKYKKEVYEQLVEIGKRDLVRFNGNGAELGPGTTTSICDQYGYTQSLEVENIDEEKLLNPKTAFTSLLAFPNNTDLREHDRCVADGKLMWDWDPSYPAAQFQNHSNQPFSSHTPTTEESNNTPIIGPPSDYRPHEFETWESTKVVQGMHHSIPHGSETANEAITQFDKELLAKNRGNAMLRYKEKKKNRSYGKQIRYESRKARADTRKRVKGRFVKASEISDVEI from the exons ATGGAAGACAGTTTTAAATTGAGTCCGGGAAGCTCTATGTTGGCACTGTGTGATTTTTGCAACTCAAAGCTGGCAGTTTTGTACTGTACAGCTGACTCTGCCAAGCTTTGCTTGTTCTGTGATCAGCAAATTCACTCAGCTAATGCTTTGTCTCTCAGGCATCTTCGTTCACAAATCTGTGACAACTGCAGGGCTGAACCGGTTTCGGTTCGTTGCTGCACTGAAAATCTTATGCTCTGTCAAGACTGTGACTGGGACTCACATTACAATTCCTCTGTTTCTTCCGTGCACGAGCGAAGTTCAGTTGAAGGGTTCTCTGGTTGCCCTTCAGTAACTGAGCTGGCGTCGTTTTTTGATCTGATGGGTGATGATTTATTGAATTTGGGTTCTGGGTTTGGTGTTTATGAACCAAAAATGTTGAATTTCGAAGAGCTTGCGGTGCCAACACAGAATTGCTCTGTTTTCATGAGTGGTAACAAGTACAAGAAAGAGGTTTACGAGCAATTAGTGGAGATCGGAAAGAGGGATTTGGTGAGATTCAATGGAAATGGAGCTGAATTGGGGCCTGGGACGACGACGAGTATATGTGATCAATACGGCTATACGCAGAGTCTTGAAGTGGAAAATATTGATGAAGAGAAGTTGCTGAACCCGAAAACGGCATTTACATCTTTGTTAGCGTTTCCTAATAACACAGATTTGAGAGAGCATGATCGTTGTGTTGCTGATGGTAAACTTATGTGGGATTGGGATCCTTCATATCCGGCAGCTCAG TTTCAGAATCACTCTAATCAGCCGTTTTCAAGCCACACACCAACAACAGAAGAAAGCAATAACACACCAATAATAGGACCCCCATCAGATTATAGACCTCATGAATTTGAAACATGGGAAAGCACCAAGGTTGTCCAGGGCATGCATCACTCTATTCCGCACGGGAGTGAGACTGCAAATGAGGCTATAACCCAGTTTGATAAGGAATTGTTAGCCAAGAACAGAGGCAATGCCATGTTACGTTataaggagaagaagaaaaacagaaG CTATGGCAAGCAAATCCGTTACGAGTCAAGGAAGGCTAGGGCTGATACTAGAAAGCGAGTGAAAGGTCGGTTTGTTAAGGCAAGTGAAATTTCTGATGTTGAAATATAA